AGGTCTTTGCAACTTTGTGCACTGTCACATCTATCTCCTTTCTTTCATAAGTCTCAGTAACAGCTTTATTTAAAAGCTTGATATTCTTAAGAACTTCAGACATTCGATGAGATTTGTACCAGAGTGGATGAGAACTGACTAAGCAGGAGTCAATGACAAACTCTGCTTTATATGCCATTTCAGTGACCTTCAATACAAAACCATAAACTTCATCTAGCTCATCAAAGTTCTCAGCGAAATGATCTCTTAGACACAGTATGCCTTCCTTGACTGATCTAATCTGATCCTTCCAGTCAATAACGGAATCGAGCTTAGAACATAACAGCTCCTCCAAGTTTCCTaggaaaaattgaagaaatccTAATCCATTTGTCTTGGGGAAGCTATAACTTGATGACTCTGGAGCTTTAGGAATAATTGTTTTGACCTCTGTCTCAACAAACTTAAGCAATTGCTTCATATCGGAGAGAGATAACATGTAATACCAAGCAGATTTATAATCCCCAACAGACAATAAACAGACATACTTGGTATCTAGAACATGTTTCATGAGGTCTTTGAGTCCTTGATGCATATTGTAGTGTTGTACAACATCTGCAAGAAAGTGTCCCAAGTACATAAGTTTCTCTTTGAGAACTCTACTTCGGTTCATCAGAAAAGCAATCGAACCAGCATCACAGTCAAGCACTGTGTCCAGGCGGTTtgataaaaagtttaaaaggCCTTTGATATCTGGCAAAGTCATAAGTGATGCATCCAAGACCTGAATGCATACCTTTCTAATTTCTACCTTGATAAACTTAATATCATATAGGAAATCAGACAATATAAGACACACTTCCCAGGTGCTGTTTTCGTCCATGAATCTTTCATTACGAAAACGACTGACTTGTGCTAACTTGTTGGCAGTCTCCTCAACATTCCTCAAGAGATGATGATATTTGTTAAGCTTCATCTGTTGCCTGAGAACATCCATGAGAAAAGCTCTGAGGAAAATAAGCTCTTCATGAGCACTTTCAACCATATCCAGTATTGGAGCTTTCAATGTGGCCTTGGTTAGCATATCCATCAAGGTTTCCTCAGGCTCAATAAGCTTTAAAGCTACAGTCAAATACTGAAGAACAAGACTGACCCTTCTATTTCTGTTACTATCACCAGCAGCCTCAATTTCGATAGTTCCAAATCCACTACACTGAACTAGAGGATCAAAAAGATATGTTACCAGGAGCAACAATCCATAGTAAAACTTTTTAACCTCATTTGTATTGGTAAATGTCAAACTGGTTTCATTCTTCAGTTGCAGGTTGTCAAGAATATATTCATGAAACCCCATCAAAACCAAATCCATCATCGGGCTATCGGAAGAATctattgttgatgattttaGCATGCTGAAATAAGAATCAAGGACCTTAAAGTTGAGAGGAAGAAAGTTCAACAGATTTATCGTGGGATGGTCCAGTATTGATGACACAGAAATTctgggacatatctgtccaatCACTGCCCTAATAAACCTGAACTTAAGAAGCAACTGAAAATGCGACCAACTAATTTCCCTGGCTAAGCCTTCTTTCTTTATGTCACGATAAAGAGAATAAATGACCAACCATGCTTGGCTAGTTACAGATTGAATAAGATTGAAAAATTCAGTGACGTTAGTTTGCTCTTTGAACTGCTCAAATGCATCCATGAAAAAAGTTTTCATGAATATCAGCTCTTCCCAAACATAATCAATCAGATCTTTTAGAGGAGCTATTACAGTGGGTTTACTTTTCAGTAGCTTAATCAGGGAGACTTCTACCTTGACATGATTTAACTTCAGTTGCAAAATAAAAGGCAAATGGTCTATTTCAGTAGTCTTCATTTTCACTTTCTCATCATATGAGGTGTAGATTGCAACCGCTGCCTCAATGGCCACAGCTTGCATCTGTGATTGAAGAGAAATCAATTCTCCAAGTGGAAATGGATCTGATTTTATGTCCCAGAGAAATCTAGAAAGGTGTGAAAGTCCTTGTTGGAGACGAATGCACGGACTTTGATGAACATTGCTTAGTAGCTCTTCCAGGTCATTACGGAGGGCActaacaaaatcaaaaatatatttggcaTTCATTGTAGTCTCTGATCTGAATGAATTTAACCCCATCAAGACACTCAGATAAATCTGCCTCACATCAGGGCTAAAAGGACTTATCCTTTTCAGAAATTTAGAGATATCAGTATCCATAGTGCCGTGCAAGCCTAAGAAACATAGGTATGCTGCAGTGTAAGCTACATCCTCAGCATGGGTGAAGAAATCCTTCATACTCTCAAGCTCAATGCACTGCTTTGCAATAAACGTGAAGAAGCCTAGTATATCCCACAGCTTCTTGACAAGAACAGACACATGAGCATCTGCACTAATAAAGAACAGTGCATGATGAACAGAAACAAGCAAAGATTTGACAAACTCCACCATCTCCAGAGTGACTTGGCTAGATGATCTTGATGGTTTTGAAGCTTTGATTCGCTCAGcaatgttcttcaatttgattattttcagC
The window above is part of the Solanum pennellii chromosome 5, SPENNV200 genome. Proteins encoded here:
- the LOC107020480 gene encoding putative late blight resistance protein homolog R1A-4 produces the protein MAMECGKVIGAMNFVRDVQHFDMSTFNQLEDARNNLEHAAGFLRKLEKRSPENTISTYLRPLFLEALDGLSAISSHMKDQGQKSDTAERISKVLKIIKLKNIAERIKASKPSRSSSQVTLEMVEFVKSLLVSVHHALFFISADAHVSVLVKKLWDILGFFTFIAKQCIELESMKDFFTHAEDVAYTAAYLCFLGLHGTMDTDISKFLKRISPFSPDVRQIYLSVLMGLNSFRSETTMNAKYIFDFVSALRNDLEELLSNVHQSPCIRLQQGLSHLSRFLWDIKSDPFPLGELISLQSQMQAVAIEAAVAIYTSYDEKVKMKTTEIDHLPFILQLKLNHVKVEVSLIKLLKSKPTVIAPLKDLIDYVWEELIFMKTFFMDAFEQFKEQTNVTEFFNLIQSVTSQAWLVIYSLYRDIKKEGLAREISWSHFQLLLKFRFIRAVIGQICPRISVSSILDHPTINLLNFLPLNFKVLDSYFSMLKSSTIDSSDSPMMDLVLMGFHEYILDNLQLKNETSLTFTNTNEVKKFYYGLLLLVTYLFDPLVQCSGFGTIEIEAAGDSNRNRRVSLVLQYLTVALKLIEPEETLMDMLTKATLKAPILDMVESAHEELIFLRAFLMDVLRQQMKLNKYHHLLRNVEETANKLAQVSRFRNERFMDENSTWEVCLILSDFLYDIKFIKVEIRKVCIQVLDASLMTLPDIKGLLNFLSNRLDTVLDCDAGSIAFLMNRSRVLKEKLMYLGHFLADVVQHYNMHQGLKDLMKHVLDTKYVCLLSVGDYKSAWYYMLSLSDMKQLLKFVETEVKTIIPKAPESSSYSFPKTNGLGFLQFFLGNLEELLCSKLDSVIDWKDQIRSVKEGILCLRDHFAENFDELDEVYGFVLKVTEMAYKAEFVIDSCLVSSHPLWYKSHRMSEVLKNIKLLNKAVTETYERKEIDVTVHKVAKTSMNPVASLLAYTPRENEEMEGFHEAMDKIKRQLLRRSSQLDIISIVGMPGIGKTTLAEKIYNNLIVTPHFDVHAKCRVTQLYSWKELLLTILNDVLDPADRTGKEDGELATELRQVLLTKRFLILVDDVWDKTVWDNLYMCFRDAKNGSRIILTTRLSDIANYAKCKSEPHHLRLFRDDESWTLLQEEVFQGESCPTELVDVGFRIAKSCGGLPLSIVLVGGVLKEKEKKEDLWKEVEESLGSKNIGSLQKSMSLIGFSYKNLPHHLKPCFLYFGGFFKGKDIHVSKLTRLWQAEGFVQANKEKRTDTAHDFLEDLISRNLVMVMKERPNDKVKSCRIHDLLHNFCLEKSKQENFLNQMNREEDMLPEKPQDYRLFIHSYQDEIDSWRPCGSNVRSLQFKVTDPDSLLWPRDISFIFDSFKLVKVLDLESFNIGGTFPSEVESLIHLRYFAVQTYANSIPSFIAKLRNLETFVVRGLGGEVIIPSSILKMVKLRHLLVKDRASFSLQGNMGESFSNSQLDYLETFSTPRLSYGQDAEMILTKMPNLRKLNCIFLETFSYLEKLKGRCVRFPTLEFLSHLESLKLVSNCYPSKLPHVFNFPSKLRELTLSKFRLPWYEISIVGELPNLEILRLLSRAFEGNEWEVNDSEFPELKYLNLDNINISQWSVSDDAFPKLERLVLTKCKQLEEIPSHFGDAVTLKSIEVNRCGWSVSNSALEIQTAQHEDMANDAFAVTIQPPDWARKPFA